The following proteins are co-located in the Vigna unguiculata cultivar IT97K-499-35 chromosome 9, ASM411807v1, whole genome shotgun sequence genome:
- the LOC114162219 gene encoding uncharacterized protein LOC114162219: MEVSCKILRRSIHSFLQNYHFFSSTVAFLALPFSASILLSQAFVPASSSLLPQIHTHLKSLFDAAGFPSSSKLFAILNLKVSQTITSSIFTLPFTLTFLLIAKASVIQALNQHKPSFPPSFTSTLYHYKPLLLTYIYNSFFILSANASCFFLLFLAFTFAEGFGYSSPSSTGLMSVAAAVLFSVILANALVICNMALTVSGMEKHKGFMAILKACVMLRGKTSMALFLALPANVGLAAIEALFQFRIVRTYHSYGMSSWPFMVLEGIFIAYLYSLFIIIDTIVSCMFYKCCKMGLRGDHEDNIFLKIDFPAEEDNCGYVVSKNFEELP; encoded by the coding sequence ATGGAGGTTTCATGCAAAATTCTGAGAAGATCAATTCACAGTTTTCTTCAAAACTACCATTTTTTCTCATCAACTGTGGCTTTTCTAGCACTTCCTTTCTCAGCATCAATACTCCTGTCACAGGCTTTTGTTCCAGCTTCTTCATCCCTTTTGCCTCAAATACACACTCACCTAAAGTCTCTCTTTGATGCTGCTGGTTTTCCTTCCTCATCAAAGTTGTTTGCCATTCTCAACCTTAAGGTTTCTCAAACAATCACTTCTTCAATCTTCACCCTTCCTTTCACTCTCACATTTCTCCTCATTGCAAAAGCATCAGTTATTCAAGCTCTGAATCAACACAAACCGAGTTTTCCACCTTCCTTCACTTCCACTCTATACCATTACAAGCCTCTCCTCCTCACCTATATCTACAATTCTTTCTTTATTCTCTCGGCAAATGCATCTTGCTTTTTCCTCCTGTTTCTGGCCTTCACCTTTGCTGAAGGATTTGGATACTCTTCACCAAGCAGCACAGGTTTGATGTCAGTTGCAGCTGCAGTTCTCTTTTCTGTGATCCTTGCCAATGCATTAGTGATCTGCAACATGGCACTCACTGTATCTGGCATGGAGAAACATAAGGGGTTCATGGCAATTCTGAAGGCCTGTGTTATGCTAAGGGGAAAGACATCAATGGCTTTGTTCCTGGCACTTCCTGCCAATGTAGGCCTTGCAGCCATTGAGGCCTTGTTCCAGTTCAGGATTGTAAGAACCTATCACAGTTATGGAATGTCATCATGGCCTTTTATGGTTCTAGAGGGCATTTTCATTGCTTACTTGTACTCACTTTTCATCATCATTGACACAATTGTGAGCTGCATGTTTTATAAATGCTGCaagatggggttgaggggtgatCATGAAGACAACATTTTTTTGAAGATTGATTTCCCGGCAGAGGAAGACAATTGTGGTTATGTGGTGTCCAAGAATTTTGAAGAACTACCTTGA